CTTCGATTTCGGCGGCGTCGAAATCCGCCGCGAGGCGGTCCACGAAACCGCCGACGGCAGAAAGCTGCTCGTCGTCCACGGCGACGAATTCGACGCGGTGATGCTGGCGCACCGCTGGCTCGCCTTCGTCGGCGATGCCGCCTACACCGCGCTGATGAAGTGCAACGTGATCGTGAACGCGGTGCGCAGCAAGCTTGGCCTTCCCTATTGGTCGCTGTCGATGGTCGCCAAGCACAAGGTCAAGAACGCGGTGCAGTTCATCGGCCGCTACGAAGAAGTGGTGGCGCACGCCGCACGCTCGCGCGGGGTCGACGGTGTCGTCTGCGGCCACATCCACAGCGCCGAGATGCGCGAGATCGAAGGCACCGAATATTATAACGACGGTGACTGGGTCGAAGGCTGCACCGCGCTGGTCGAACATCACGACGGCACGATGGAGATTTTGCACTGGGCCGAAGAGGTTGCGGCGCGGTCGGTACCCGCAACGCTCGAACTGCCCGCACCGGCGCGCGCAGCTTGAGGAATCGGGCATGAAGATCCTGATTGTCACCGACGCGTGGGATCCGCAAGTCAATGGTGTCGTCCGCACGCTGCAAGCGACCATCGGCGAATTGCGCACGGACGGCCATGAGGTCGAGGTCGTCTCGCCCGACCTGTTCCGGTCGATCCCCTGCCCCAGCTATGGCGAAATCCGTCTCGCCTTCGCGGGTGCGCGCAAGGTCGGGCGGCTGATCGAACGGTTCGGCCCGCAGGCGATCCATATTTCGACCGAAGGGCCGCTCGGCCTCGCGGCGCGGCGCTGGTGCCTGACCAACGGCTTTCCCTTCACCACCGCCTATCACACGCGCTTTCCCGAATATGTCGCGGCGCGCCTGCCCGTTTCGCCCGCCTTCGTCTGGCGCTTCATCCGCTGGTTCCACCGTCCCGCCCGCCACATCATGGTCGCGACCCGCAGCCTCGCGCGCGAACTCGCCGAGCAGGGACTTGGGCAGACGATGATGTGGGAACGGGGTGTCGATCATGCACTGTTCCGCTCCGATCGCGCTCCATGTCCGGCCTATCAAGGGCTGACGCGGCCGATCCAGCTCTATGTCGGACGCGTCGCGGTCGAAAAAAATATCGAAGCCTTCCTCGATACCACGCAGCCCGGCACCAAGGTGATCGTCGGCGACGGTCCCGCGCTCGCCGAGCTCAAGGTGCTGCATCCGGACGCGCTCTTCCTCGGCAAGCTGGGCGGCGAAGCCCTGGCCAGCGCTTATGCCGGCGCCGATGTCTTTGTCTTTCCCAGCCGCACCGACACTTTCGGTCTGGTGGTCATCGAGGCGCTGTCGTGCGGGACGCCGGTCGCGGCCTATCCGGTCCCGGGGCCCGGCGATATCGTCCGCGATGGCGCGGGCGCGCTCGACGATAATCTCGATATCGCAATCGCCGCCGCGCTGGCGTGCGACCGGGCCGACGCAGCGGCGCTAGGCGCACGCTACAACTGGCCGAACTGCACCCAGCAGTTCCTGAAGGCGCTCACGTTCATCCCCGTCGAACCGATGCCCCGCCACGCCGCCGCAGCGCCGGCCACCGCCTAGGGCCTAAAAGGCCTTGCGCCACTCCAGCTCGACATAGCGGCCAAGCGGATCGGTGTAGCCGGGCTGATAATTCAGCGGCACGACGCCGCTGCCGTCGGTTACCTTGCGCTGCGCGTCGAATAGATTGTCGATCGACAGACGCAGGCGCGAACCCTTGAGGAAGGGCAGATCGTCGGTCAGCTTCGGCATCTGGTTGAAATCCGCGAAGAAGCGCAGGTTGAAGGTCGCGAGGTCGTGGAACTTCAGGTCGCCGTTGGCCCCGCCGACGATGGTGCTGCCGCTGTCGTATTTCGCGCTGACGCGCGAGCCGAAGCCCTTGTAGAACAGCCCGCCGTCGAGTTCGACGAGGTGACGGCTGCTGCCACCACCACTCCCGGTCGCCGAGCCGCCCAGCAGGTCGAGTTCGGGCACCCCGGGTCCGATCAGCACTTTGTCGGTCAGCTTTATGGTGTGGTAGAGCGACATCTGCCAACGCCCGCCCTGCTGTTGCTGTCCGCCGAACATGCCGCGCGGGCCACCCATGCCGCGGAAGCCACCGCCACCCCCGCCGCGCCTGCGCTCGCCATCTGCCCGCGGCCGGCCTTCGCCAGTGGGCGCGGCCTGCCCGTCGCCGGCTCCGGGCGGCGGGCCGCCTGCTCCGCGTCCTTCGCCCGCACCGCCGCGCCCACGGCCGCCCGCTTCATCCTTCTGTCCGAAGCTCTTGCCGAAGTTGAAGCCCCAGCGGATCTGCGAATTGCTCGCGCGGTCGAAATTGACCGGGCGCTGGTCGATCGAGAGCAGGTTGCCGTCGTCATCGCGGACGACGCGGCCGGGGAAAGCTGCTTCGATCTCGGGGGTGAGCACCGGCAGGCTGTTCGCCGTGTCATAGCTTTTGTTGCTGTTGTAGTTGATCGAGAACTTGAGCCCCTCGACCATCGGCAGCGACCAGTTAAGCCCCAGCTTGAAATCGCGGCGACGCTCGGCGAGCAGGTCGGGATTGCCGCCGCTGATCGTCGAGATCAGCACCGTCTGCCCGGTACGGAAATCATAATAGGTGACGCCGTCGGTCACCTGCGGCGCAGCGCCGAGCTGGGTCACCGTCGGCGCTTCCTCGTCGCTGTTGAAGCTCGCGACGAGCGACAGATTGTCGGTGAAGTTGAAATTGAGGTTGGCGCCCCAATTTTTGAGCGTCTGAAAATCACTCGGCTTCTGGATCTGCCCGCTCAGCGTCGCCGACACGCGGAACGGCCCGGCATTATAGTCGGGATCGAGCAGCGGGATGTTGAGCGAACCGAAGGCGCTCGGCACGTCGCGCGCAAGGTCGGTGGTGGTGATCGTCGTCCCGCGCTGCGACCGGCTGTCGAAGCGTAGCCCCGAATAACCCGCCGTCGCCGACACGCGGATCGGTCCCGCCCAGCCGTCGCCAAGGCTGCCCGAGAAATTGGTATTGGCGCCGAAGCTCTGCTGACTGCTGTCGAAGCGGTCGCGCGTGCCGCTGTCGCGGTCGGTGAAGGTGCGCGTGTCGGCGTCGGCATAATTGCCTGTGACCGACCAGCGCCAGTCGCCGAGCATGCCGTTGACGCTGGCCGAGCTGGTCCAGTTCTGGCTGCGGCTGTCGCGGCGCAGCGGGTCGGTCGCGCCGCCCGGACCGGGGCCGAGCAGGCTGAGGCTGTCGGTCTGGTCAAAGCGCAGGCTGACCGATGCCTCGGTCACCTTGCCGATGTTGCGGACCAGCGTCCCGTCGATGACATAGGCGTCGCTCGCGGGTGACAGGCTGCGCGCCGGGGCGCCGGCCGCGAGGACCGGATCGTCATAGACGAGGTTCCGCTCGTCCTCGCGCAGCATCGTCTGATGCTCCCAGCTCCCGTTGAGATTGAGCCGGCCGTTCTGACCGATGGCGATGAAGGCCGGTTCGAACTCGCTCTTGAACTGTCCGCCCTGTGTCGGGATGCCCGCCTCGGCCTCCGCCGACACCTGCCGGAAATTGGGCTTGAGCACGAAATTGACGACGCGTTCGGTCGCCGCATAGCCATATTGCAGCGCGACCTCTTCGGGAAAGATTTCGACCTTGGCGATCGCCTCGGGCGGGATATTGCGCACCGCGCCGAACCCCGAGGTCCGGCGGCCGTTGACGAGGATCACCGGGCGCCCGCCGCCGCGGCCGCGGCCCGACCGCGTCTGCGGTTCGAGGGCGTCGAGCAGTTCCTCGATCGACGATGCACCGTAACTGGCGATTGCCGCTTCGTCGAGTTCGGCCTCCGCCGCGAAGTCGGTGTCGAGCTGCCCGGCAAGGCGGGGGGCGGTCACGACGATTTCCTCGCCGTCGATATCCTCTTCGCCATCGTCGATATTGGCGGTCGAGAGGGCCGGGTCGGCGATTTGCTCGTCGGCCGCCAATACAGGCGTCGATGCGATCGCGGTCGCTGCCAGCAACGCGGCGCGGATCGAAAGCGAGAGGCGA
The Sphingopyxis macrogoltabida genome window above contains:
- a CDS encoding glycosyltransferase family 4 protein; protein product: MKILIVTDAWDPQVNGVVRTLQATIGELRTDGHEVEVVSPDLFRSIPCPSYGEIRLAFAGARKVGRLIERFGPQAIHISTEGPLGLAARRWCLTNGFPFTTAYHTRFPEYVAARLPVSPAFVWRFIRWFHRPARHIMVATRSLARELAEQGLGQTMMWERGVDHALFRSDRAPCPAYQGLTRPIQLYVGRVAVEKNIEAFLDTTQPGTKVIVGDGPALAELKVLHPDALFLGKLGGEALASAYAGADVFVFPSRTDTFGLVVIEALSCGTPVAAYPVPGPGDIVRDGAGALDDNLDIAIAAALACDRADAAALGARYNWPNCTQQFLKALTFIPVEPMPRHAAAAPATA
- a CDS encoding TonB-dependent receptor plug domain-containing protein — encoded protein: MNNNRLSLSIRAALLAATAIASTPVLAADEQIADPALSTANIDDGEEDIDGEEIVVTAPRLAGQLDTDFAAEAELDEAAIASYGASSIEELLDALEPQTRSGRGRGGGRPVILVNGRRTSGFGAVRNIPPEAIAKVEIFPEEVALQYGYAATERVVNFVLKPNFRQVSAEAEAGIPTQGGQFKSEFEPAFIAIGQNGRLNLNGSWEHQTMLREDERNLVYDDPVLAAGAPARSLSPASDAYVIDGTLVRNIGKVTEASVSLRFDQTDSLSLLGPGPGGATDPLRRDSRSQNWTSSASVNGMLGDWRWSVTGNYADADTRTFTDRDSGTRDRFDSSQQSFGANTNFSGSLGDGWAGPIRVSATAGYSGLRFDSRSQRGTTITTTDLARDVPSAFGSLNIPLLDPDYNAGPFRVSATLSGQIQKPSDFQTLKNWGANLNFNFTDNLSLVASFNSDEEAPTVTQLGAAPQVTDGVTYYDFRTGQTVLISTISGGNPDLLAERRRDFKLGLNWSLPMVEGLKFSINYNSNKSYDTANSLPVLTPEIEAAFPGRVVRDDDGNLLSIDQRPVNFDRASNSQIRWGFNFGKSFGQKDEAGGRGRGGAGEGRGAGGPPPGAGDGQAAPTGEGRPRADGERRRGGGGGGFRGMGGPRGMFGGQQQQGGRWQMSLYHTIKLTDKVLIGPGVPELDLLGGSATGSGGGSSRHLVELDGGLFYKGFGSRVSAKYDSGSTIVGGANGDLKFHDLATFNLRFFADFNQMPKLTDDLPFLKGSRLRLSIDNLFDAQRKVTDGSGVVPLNYQPGYTDPLGRYVELEWRKAF
- a CDS encoding UDP-2,3-diacylglucosamine diphosphatase, giving the protein MATISTLPIPARFPDPFTTDPHIPERVIGKRRSYRTVWVSDIHLGTRGCNAAMLIDFFDHVDCETLYLVGDIIDGWRLKKRHFWPPEHNDVVWRVLKRAKRGTRVVYVPGNHDEMVKPFDGFDFGGVEIRREAVHETADGRKLLVVHGDEFDAVMLAHRWLAFVGDAAYTALMKCNVIVNAVRSKLGLPYWSLSMVAKHKVKNAVQFIGRYEEVVAHAARSRGVDGVVCGHIHSAEMREIEGTEYYNDGDWVEGCTALVEHHDGTMEILHWAEEVAARSVPATLELPAPARAA